In Scatophagus argus isolate fScaArg1 chromosome 18, fScaArg1.pri, whole genome shotgun sequence, the DNA window ATGCAAATACTGATCTGTACACGCATGTTACACATGAAAAAAGGTACTTTTGGTGAAAGCCGTTCCAGTGGCGCTCTGGTGGGCTGGTCACCCTGTAAATATGTCAGACTGTGCTGTTCTGGGATGCAAACCAGAGCCTGGAGCCTCCGTCCACTGCTTGCCAAAGAACCCTGCGCTCAGACAGAAATGGATGGACTTCATTAACGGACACCGCTCAAGCAGACCTTCAAATACGGTGGGAATCCGTATCTGCTGCGCACATTTTACCAACGACTGTTTCGTGAATTTCTTTCAGAGGTCCATGGGTTTTGCCAAAAAGCTGATTCTGAAGCCTGATGCGGTGCCGTGCGTTTATCCCGGGAACCTACCGGGTTTGCTAAAGCATGTGAGTAATTATTTAACGGGCCGAAGTTTCTAAAGAAACGCTTTTGTCCCAGCAGCTCACTGCCTGAAGGTGAAGTGTTAGCTCACAGCAGCTAGCTAGTGAGGcactgtgtgttaaatacacacagacacacactcacacagcctgGGGACATGTAAAACACTACTGGAGTCATCATCTCGTGATTTAAATGGGAATACTTCCTTCAGCTTCGGCTTAGTTATAGTCTGAACTGGGCTGTGCAGGAGCACTTTCATATGGCAGGAAGCGTAACACGTATCTCTGACGCAAGCGCGTTGGTTGTGACGCGACACGTATTAATTAAGACGCTCCTTTAATTTCATATCAGTATCTCCTCTGTGAATTTTCCGTAaccttttgttctctgtttatatttttgttgattaTTTATGTTCCTCTCTCAGTGCACCTATTTGATATGGGATGCATGAACTTCTATGTGAATTATTAGTAAACAGTTTATTTAGCTTTATATGAACGTTGCATTATAAAATCAAACATGGAGCGTCTGTTATGTCCTAAACGGCGCTGACGTAAAGCCAAGATAAACAGGTGAACAGGTGTAAAAGGTAAATGTCTCAAAAggttaaaatattttgtctcttttctcattCATGCACAGCAGTAGAAGTACTCGGATCATTTCCTGAAGTTAAAGTAGTGTTCTTTGTGCAGAACGTCAGAATAAAGTATATTAATGTACATCACTTAAATTTTGCAGCTGGTAAATGGtagcatttatttatattttaaatttacGTTACTTTACATTGTGCGGTGGTTGCTGTGTGAATTCCCCTCtgtggatcaataaagtcttacCAGTCTCTctaatttattgttattatgttttGCATTGTTTAAATCTGAATCTGGAAAGTAAGTAAATGTAGTAGagttaaaaagtacaatatttcttGCTAAGTTGTGGTGGAGTAAAAGTATGAAGCAGCAGGAAGTGTAAATACTCAAGTAACATACAAGTACAgcacttgaataaatgtactttgcTACTTAGTTAGTGCATTATGTTAATTACTTATAATGACTGTGCTTTTCCTGTAACTGTTTGACactaatgtttgtgtttgtgctcgaTGAAGGAGGCGGCTGCGTTATGTTTAAGAGCAGACGTGGCCTGTCAGTGCAGCCTTCCCGCGATCAGGACTGTGGGGACCCAGCTGTCAGAACGAAGGCTCGTGTGCAGCAGAAGTGTAGGTGTGTGTCTCTCGAATCACTGATGATCAGATCGTCGTATCACAGTCTTCTTCACTGTGCACAGTCTGTGGTTGTGTGGTGGATCGCAGGTGTCCAGACGAAGCTGCCCTCAGCAGGCGCTGGTGTCGGCGCAGCAGAGACGAGACCAGCAGAACAATCCAAAGGAGGGATCGTTTCAGCCTCTCAGAAAGCTCCTCCATCGCCCCCGATCACTTGGACACAGCCTGAAATTGAAGATGACGACCACTACGTGACTGTGGTAACTCGTCTTTTGTCTCGAGCTTCTCTCTCATGGAGGAATCGAGTGCTGTTGTCACCACAGCTCTGCAGAGAATTTCTGCAGCAAGTCGCAGTGTAGACTAACTGTGTTCCAGCTGCAGGAAATAAGGGCCCAAATCTTTCTGGTTTTGCTTTAATGACAGTCTGAACAGCACAAATCACATGGAATCTGGTCCTATCAGTTCTCATTTGTGGTCCTAAATCAGATCCGATTCCCGTTGATGTAACGGCTGTGTGAACAGTCAGATCAAGTTTTAAATTCAGGAAACACATCTTTACAAGGAGTGAATATgcttacattttaaatacacattttcaaaagtaaaaaatataatagaCTTTCTAATAAATAATGCCTCAGTTTTACACTTCTGTACATCCTGACAAACCATTTAGCTCTAACTGCTACAGATGATCTCTGATCTTCTTACATAACACGTTCTCTCAGTAGTTTTGCGTAGTGCTCCGGGTGATTTCTTTGAAGATAAATGTTCATTTTCCCCTGAACTCGCTTATCTCCAGTCAGAcctgtgaagaagaagaagaagaggaagaatacTTATTTATGGCTGTCGAGGAAAGCCGTTCGCTTAACGGCAAACTGAGATCCTACCTGATGAACAGATTACATGATAGAAATGTATTCTGTTTGTATAAAGAACTGAGCAATCAGCTTCCCTTTTGACTTCCAGTACAGTTTTATTGGGATTTTAAAACAAGTAGAATGTGGCAGAATCTCCACCTCCACAGACGAGCTGCGCTGACCTCCCTGAACAATCTATGAGTCTACACTGAAAACAATACTGATAATAACCACAATAACAAACCAAATTTAATCCAAGTAGGTCACAGAGCAAACATTTTAGCATAAGTGTAATAAATTTAGGGCTGGTTTAATATGGAGCTTAGCCGTAAACCAGACTAACAAGTTTGTCTGATCTCAAAGCGACTTACAATAAGCGTACATTTAGCCTGTTGTACAGCCGACTGTGAGAGAGCAGATTAGATCTGATCTCAGACTAATTTGAGGCTTTGAACTAAGACTTGGGTTTAACTTCTGCTTAGTGCTGTCTGCGCTAtttgaaatatcaaaatgaagACCAACATGCACCACAGAGGCCGTCAAAGCATTAAATTACTTTTGTGaaattcactttttaaaacttgGGCACAAAGACAACGCACTGgaagctgctgtgctgttgttgtggcTACATTTAAATCTGCACTGAAGTCACTGCAAACTGCACTCGTTTTCTCAGtttgcagtagcagcagtagtttGATTATTGCTTTCAATGAACAAATAGTCGATATCCATAAACAGCAAGCAACTGTCTTCCAGCACATCCATGACATAACGTCCTGTTCTCAACTAATTCTGTCTCGACTGACTAACCATCAGCTCCCCACCTGCTGGCTCTAGCTTCCCAAATGCAAGGATCCGCTTCTTTGTCTTGGACATAAGAAGCAATTTTAGGTTAGCCGCAGCCCAGATTAATAGATTTGTGGGGGTGGAGCTCACCCAGCTTTCGAGCTGTTCTTTCGATCTTCTCCAAGGCCAACTGCACGTCTCCTCCCTCTGGAAGGAGGACCTCGATCTCTCCCACATGGTAGCCAAAGTCGGCTTGGTCGAGGTCTATCCGCACCCCGTCCTCCTCTAAACTGAACGTCCGCCGCACTGTTGTAAACTCAGCAAAGCACACCAGATTCATCTCGCTCAGCCAGGCCTGCCCGTCCTTCTGCGAGAAGCTCGTCTCTCCGTCCTCACAGACGTCTTTTATGACTTCTCGCACTCTCTGCTGAATTTCGGGCAGATTTGTTATCTCCTTGTAGCGGGTGCACAGCGCTGCCGCTTCAGATTGTTCTCCGGTCGTCTCTTCGGGCCCCTCGACTGCTGTCGGGCACTTGAGCTCCCAGCATCCTTTGCGCTGACGCAGCCACATGTCTTTCAAAGTCAGGCTGAACTCGGGGGTGTCAAAGTACCGGTCGTGGAACTGGCATTGACCAATGCACACTGCTGTGTAAGGATGAGAGATGGATGATTTAACAAATGggtaaacaaatataaaaatacaaaggaGGCTGATACAGATAATTAAACATCATTATTAGCAAGACAGATGGCCGTGTCATCACAGTTACAAGACAAATCAGAGCAATAAGCGTCATTCAGTCCTTCAGTGACCATTTCTAATTGTCGTGGATCATCGGTTTGATGTCCTAATTCTGGATCTACACGTGAATGTGTGGGAAACACTCACCTCCGATCTCCTCCAGGGTTTTCAGAGTGTCAGCGTTGCATAAAAACTTTCTTTCCACTTCCACACTCATCTGAAATGACAAAGTGAGATCAGCACCAGCAACCAAGCAAAGTTCACTTCAGCCTGCTTTAACACATTAAGACAGACTGTTACACTCAGTCACAGAATAAGCAGGTTTTATATAAGGacgtgattttttttattcccatcagcatgaaaacactttttcacAAACTTAAGTGATCAATAATAGGAATCACTTTTTGTAACACAAGGCTGTAAACAGTCtttaattaacaaaaaacatgacaatCGACTGCGATGGAGCATTCGTAACACTCATATTACAGTCTAGTTCCccatttttaacacatttaaaagcatCGAGAAACAGGGGCAGGGTTTCACAATGATCACACCACAGCAGTCAGCGTCTTCTGCTGGGGTACGGCAACACCACTaggacaaaccacacacaggaGTGGGGTGCATTTTGAGCATATCAGAACACGGGGGTACCTGCCTTTTTCTAACATCCAGTCCAAATGTCCACACCGAGTCAAAAGCTAAAGGCTCCTTTGAGATGTTGTGAATGTGTCATACATGGTGGGACTTAACAAAGTACGTGTTCATACGTACTGAGcagtaaacacagttttgaGGTGTCTGTACTTTATCTAAGAACATGCATTTTGTGATacttttgtatttgtgaatgGCTGcacttcagagggaaatatttagGAGATTATTccaattttaaaatcaaaaacctATCAAAATGAGCAATACGTTTCAGTTATCGAAGTCAAAAGCAGCCGTTCTTACAGTATTTTTTCCCTCACCACCTTTGACATTTGTCTGGTGAAATGCTGTCATTACAGCTGAAAGGGCTGTCAGGACAACaataatcatcataatcatgTATTTATATTGCAATTATAATAGGATCTCCTGTAGGTGCACtgaagtaaaattttaaatacaCGATTTTCACACTGTAGTATTAAATAACCAAAAGACGTGCTTACTTCTCCCAACACTGAATTTAACGTTCATGTCCTCGGGGTTTTCAAACGTGTTAACTTCATTTCATTAACTGCAGCAGCTCGTGTGGCCGCACCTGTGCCATTTTAATCAGGCTCGACTCATTCATCCCCAGAGCTGAGTCATGCATCGACTTTAAGTCTCTATCACCAAACTAAAACACAGTTTCAACGGATATACGCAGCGCACTGCACTCACACACCTTCAGGAATCAAGTCCCAGCATCCAAAACACCCCGGCGTCAAACGCTGAGATCGATCCGAGCGGCCCCTACACGTCAGCGAAGTTTATTTTGCACAGGCGCAATTAGAGACACCTATCAGTGTATTCAGgaacatcacttcctgtcccagTAACGCAGGGGCGTACAGATGGTGCAGTTTTAATCCTCTCTGCTTCATAAATATTTATTCCACATACTCGACTGTTGATATGCGCCACACCTatcatttgattaaaaaaaaaacaaaacatgtcataaTCCGGTGCTGAGTCGAGCCTTCGCGGCCATATCGCCATTATTCTGCCTTAATTAACTCGTCACACTCTTTGTGACAATCCAAGTTGGCAGAATGAGGActcatttttattcactttaaaCATGGAAACGAGGAAGGGTTTCAAATTAAAGGGGATTCCGTGTAATCGAGGCATCgacatacttttttttctattttagaaaaatatctatcagcccccccccccctcacccccctcctcttttctACGTTGCTCAATGAGTAATCGGCATTTCAGCATACATTAATAATCTCTAATATCTGCGGGGTTACATAAGGGATTTGATAGCCGTGTCTGTCCCTTCTGAATGTCAGCAATCAGCCTTGGGGGGAGCTGTGGTCTGTTTACTAAAGGGAAGAGGGGAAGGAGCGAGGGATAGGGCGAATGAAGGGAGGGGAAGAACGGGAGAGAgggggtgagaaagagagagagacagagagagggagagagagagggagggcaggGAAGAAAACTTTTCACTTCTGAGGAGCCACAGaggaagcgtgtgtgtgtgtgtgcgtgctggaGCGGCGACCATGCAGGTAAAAACGCATTAGCTAATTGCTCTGAACTTAATTAAACGCCATTCGCGATCGGTTAATTGTGCTGATTTGAGCGACGAGAGTGGCCTGCGACTGATACAAGATCGAGCAAACGACGGATTGTGCCACATACTAATCCGATCCCTTATAGAAATCCAACATTAAATCCCAAACTTTTTCTGCCTCTTCGTCTCTTTCGCCTGCTCTCCCTACACCACCCCCATCGTCGAGGCGACCGCGGCGCACGTACTCCGCTTCAAGTAGCTTTTTAGCGTTTAATTCTTTCGCCAATTACGGCTAGAAGCTGTTAAAATGATAATTTAAATGGCCATGTGTTGCACCGTAAGTATCTAAGGTATGGATTTGAGCGCTAGGACGCGTCAAAAGGAGGTCTGCTGGGCGgcgagggaggagggggtgcGAGTGTTTTCTAACACATCTGTAAGCGGAGCCCACGTTCATTAATTAAATGGCTTTAGTCCGGCTAGGCCTCAATTTGCGCTGTTGAGCAGCAGGCGGCGGGCGGTGCAACACTAGATGCCCGATTGGCAGCCCACAATCAGAGGGGTAAGGAATAACTCGAGGCCGAGGTTTTTGATCCACAGCctagtgagtgtgttttgtatCCGAGGTGAACTCTGTCGGTGTATTGAAGCCGCACTTCCCACCTGGACCAGGCAGAGTTTGTAGGGAGTGGAGACACGCCAGTTGGAGACAGTTTGAGGAGCGGTTAATTATCTCTGCCTGCTAACAGGCTAGCTAGCGAAGTGACACGACTGTTATTAGCCCagtctctttttgtttattaatttaatgACCGTCCAGCCGTAACCCCGAGCTAGCAGCTAGATTACGATGACGCCCGTCCTGTCTTTTACAGTTTGAGAGAGGTGAGTTGTTATCACTGCAGGATTGTAACTAATGGCTAACCAGCATTGCCAGAAACACGACTGTAATGCGACGTTACGGGGGGCTTCTCAGCCTAGCTTGCTAGCTAATTGATTCGTCTCTGGTCGGCATAGCTAATTAGACTGCTCATTAATTAGCCAGCTATGAGCAGAGAGACGTCAATTTAGTTATATCTTGCCCTTTAATTATGAAACTCGTGATGTGGAGCTTTTCAACATGATATACTGTGCAGATATAGACTTGCCGAAATATTATCTGGTCATATAACCCTGCTAGCTTGCTAATTGGCATGGCGAAGAAGTGAGGATCGGAGCTGTGTTGGTATTTCTCCTCATGGGCATGAACTGCTGTCTTGCTTGCATATTGGATTATGAATGCTTGCTGTTGACTGATAAATAAACGCAGTCCAGTGTTTAAAGCATGGGAGTAACAGTTGTTTTATCATGCGTGGCGAGCAAATGCAGTACGAGCTCAGATCACATTTGATATATTGGTTACTTCCTTCTATTGGTCAGAACTTGGGGGAAATTAGTTTTAGAGACAATGTACTCATTGTGAGATATGTAGAGCTTGTTAGAATTTGTGGATTGTTTTGGTATATTGCGCATTTAAAACACTTCATGTGTTAGCAGATCAATTTCTTGAAAGTTGGGTTGAACTCAAAGCAGTATGAAGCCGTGGATCTTTTATCTTTAACCCCCTTGTAGAGTGTATGGTCAAAGCTAATGAAAGCATTAGATGAATAATGTACATGACAAAGGTGTTATTTAGTTATTGTGTAATTTTATAAAGCCATTGAGGACAATGTTGTAAAGAAGTCAAGAATTGAACTTCCTGTGTGAAAAAGATGCTGATCTAGCATCTAGAAGTTTTTAACATTGAAAAAAAGATGATGGGCCTGTTGAAGACTTCTGATTGTGGGTTCAAATGATTAAACACAGGGACGGATGATGAGAGCTGGTCATGTAGTTAGGGTGCTTAACAAACTAGTGATactgtggagttttttttaatttctccattTCCGCATTTAAAGATCTGCTAATGAGTGAAGTTATGTGATGTTCGGGAACAGGTCGTTAAATATCACCATCTCTACAGTTTGCTAGAAAATTAGATTATGGACATCCTCGACCAATCATGATCTCAAATAATCTGATGGCCCACCCTCAGTGATAAATAATTACAGCCCCAGAAAGAGTGTGGCTGTCTAACAtcgttctttctttctgttaGGAGGAGTCTGGAGAGACAGTGAGCAGTGAAAGCAATGGGGTGGCAGAGTGGCTGTGCCCCCTGTGCCAAAAAGGACAAGCCGACAGATCATCCCTGTCTCGACATCTCACTGAGCAACACAGCGTACTTCCATCTTGtgttgacaaactgctggaCATAGTAAGTATGGTTGTGCCGTATTATATGATAAGCCTTATCAGTTGTCCGTGTTATAATCTGTGTCTGAGTTCATGTGGAACTTAACCTGATTACTTTGGGTAGCACATCAGTGATGTCCGTAAAGGGATGAAGTGTAATGAATGTTATACAGAGATTGGATTAAATATCAGATGACTTGGGATACTGTAAGCTGTGAAATAATACAAATGTGATGAATGTTGATACGTCgggtattttgtttgtttgtttgtttgttttcttcttccccttGTGTCTTTGCGATGTTGATTCAACTTGATTGCTCAGCCAGACAGTTGATGCCTGAACTACTGGAGCATTGGTAGACTTTTaccaacatttaaaataatagtTAAAAATATATGTGATTCTGTCATGGTGTATGAGAGAAGATTCATTTAATGGATGACTTTATTAATCCCCTGGGTTGTTCACCCCAAGTTTTGttaacaaatattttatgtcatatattttatatgttaatCATTTGATGTTCCCATATGTAATTAATGGGTGTTAACATACATTATAGGGATAATGTCATTACCAATATCATGGGTTCGTGTACATTTAAACATATGCCTTAACAAAATACAGTAATTTCTGTCTAAATATGAATTGTCTATTTTGACTCGCAGGAAGTTCGTATGAGCTTCTTGTTTGTTCTTTCCAAATTGAAGAACTAACATTGACTAAGGACAAATGTTGTGTAGCCTCACGTTGCCTGTGTCTGGGCCAAATAGTTGCACCTGAACCCTGAAAACTAGAACCACAAACGGTCACTGATGGCTAGTAATGAGTAGTTAGAATTGAGTATGTCGTTTCCTGTTTTCATGActttttctgtggaaatttgcTTTTGTCAGCACAATAGTGCTTGCgttcattatttttatagtttgaatatttaaattgtttaattaaCCAGGTATCAGGtatgaaaataaagtatttgCTGAGTAgacatcaaattaaaaacatttagaacCTCATTGAACATCCTGTTTGTAATGCATCCAAGACAATTTAGTGTATTAAGCAAGCGAGAATTTTATTGGTGGACGATTTGATCAGAGACAGCTGAATTTATGCCTTTAGGGTAATTTGCAAATTAAAGGCTTGCCAGGATTGCTGTGTGTAATGAAACCACACTTGTGTCACGCCCAAATGTTGTGCTGCTGAGAAGCGACATAGCATTCAGCTCATCTGAGGCGTTGCAGAGTTAAGTTTGCTTTGAGCACTTTGCTGACTCtctcctttcattttattttaacaggtTGTTCTGAAACAGGCTGCCAGCGGAGGAGAGACGGACAAAGGTGCTCAAAAGTCTGCAGGTGAGtgtgaaaaatgctttttaattaaaaccatGACCAGAAAATTAAACACTGTAATAACACACAgtcatgcttttctttgttcttatAATGACACTGGTTAGGTGTATAATTACTGACTTCAGCCTCCTTTGCTCCATGTTTTCTGCAAACTAAAATAGTTTTACACACATGTTGAAACTCTTTTAAGGAAAAACTGGTTACATTTTGAAGGGGAATCAAAGACATCTATTTATGGTTGAAAATTGCCACTAATGCGGGTTGGAAGAAGGTTGCTATGAGCAGATTAGCTATTATATTGAGTATGCAAGTGTGTGCTCCTGTTATCGGTTAGTACTCCATTTCTTAGAGCATAAAGTTAaacatgtgtgttcattttacCAGATGCTGAATCTTCACAACTGAAGCACGCTGAAGACATCAGTTCAGACCCCTGCCAATGTAGTGAGAGTTCAGACGCTACCCAGACTCCTGGAgacaaagagatggaggaagagagaataatggaagaggagggagatgaggcTGAGCCAGAAGCGGAGGGAAATCAGCTAACAGGAGCCAAACAGCAAAATGCAACTGAAAACGCAGAAATCCCAGACTCCAGTGAACCGTCAGTCAGTAAAAATGGTGTGCCAGCTGAAAATAACACCCAGTCGTTCAAATGCAATGCCTGCCTGGAAACTTTTCCCAGCAGAACTGCCTTGAGCGTTCATTACAACTCTGCATCCCACATTCAAAAGATGACAACGGGCTCTGCAAAACAAATTGGGGAAAATGATCCCCAGACTCCCTCAGTTCCTGTCCTGTCTCGGCCATATATATCAAACAAACCCTACCAGTGTGCTATATGTCGAGTCTCTTACAATCACGCCATCACTCTTGAGAGCCATATGAAGTCTGTCTTGCACCAGTCCCGCAGTAGAAATGCTGGAATTGCTGCACAGGCTGCAAATGGCGCAGCAGTCGCTGCGAGTTTGGGAAGCAGCACCACCACTGCTCCAAACGATGCAGTGACGACATCTGCAAGTGGGACTACTCAGTTAGTTACCACCACCAACTGTGCTGCTCCTGGGACGTTGATGGTGACGACTACAAAAGACGGAGAGCAAATTCAAACTTCACAAGTggctccctccctcctcacctcccctgTGGCCTCAGCTCAGGCGGTCTCAGCCTTTCTCACCCTTCTCACGTCTAGTCCCAGCACCCTCTCGcactccctccttccttccctaTTTGCGGCCGGTGCTGCTTCTGGTGCCACCGTGCCTCAGCTTGTGCCTCAGCCTCAAATGGTCATGCCCTTGATCTTGAATGGGCTCCAAGCCCAAACCCAGCAGCACCAAGAGAACCAGCAAGGCCAGCTCCTTACTCAGTGTGTGCCATTCGTAGGTCTCAGCACAGGCCAGCAAGCCCTCCTAACCCAAAGACTTAGCAGCTTACAGAACCAGTGGCCCTCTGCTGGGGCCCCAGTGAGTGCACAGTCCTGCCTGGAAGAGCAAAATCAGGCCATAAAGTGTGAGAGTGAACGAAACAGGCAGGACAGTGAAGAGACAGTTAAAGAGAAGGTTTCAGATCAGGTCAAGGACATAACTGGGGATAACTGGACTACAGAGAACATTAAAACAGAGAAACTTAAAGAAGAGGACAGTAAAGAGCTTGCACAGTGTCCTAATATAGAAAGCAAAGTGAAGGTTGAGAATAGTGAAGACAATGGGAAGGCACATAGAGATAGCACAACAGATGGAGACAGCTCGACTAATCAGTTGGACCTGGAAGGTGATAAAGCAGCTAGCCTCAATCTCTCCCCAGCGGGCACAGAGAAAAGCCTCCGCAGTAAGAACCTCTCGCCTTCTGCATCTGTTCCCAGCAACTCAAGCCTCAGTCCTGTAAATCTAAACCTTACGCTTAGCCCTGATTCTACTCCTCGAAAATCACAATCGGGCACAAGCCCTTGTGGCTCTCTTGGCACCCCAAAGTCCAGCCCGATTACAGATGCCTTAACTAACAACCAAACTCGATCCCATTGTAATGCAGTGGGGTCCGTTCAGCCAGATCttccagtgctgtcagagttCCAGTCGGAGGTTCTCTGGGCCTTCTTTGAGTCACGCAGTGAAGCTGATGCTGCAAGTCCACCCCATGAAGACTGTGAGGCACTGGGCAGAGAGGTGGGGCTCTCAGAGGAAGAGGTACGTAGGTGGTTGAGCCAAGCTCGGCatgcaaaacagagacagagggcaGCAGAACACCTGCAAAGTTTGGTAGGGTTTACGCGACACGGCCAAAGTTCTGATAATGACTACGATGATGAGGAAAGCTCGCTGATAATAGCAGAAGGTGAGGATGAGACTGAAGCGACAGGTAGTCAGGCAATAGATTTGTCTAGTACAAgagggaaacacagacagagagatttgGGAAAGGAGGGTCAGGGAGATTCATGTCTCACTTCTGACTCGGAAAATGAGGTTTACACGTCTGTCATTGTGTCGGATGAGGAAAGCCAGAATGGGTCTTTGAGGGAGGGTCCTGAGAGCCCTGCTAAAGATGAAGCACAGTGTGAAGTGTCAGGTGACAAGGGATCGGTTGGAGGAAAGGTCCTGCGCTCCACaactgtgtttctctctgatgcAGAAGATGAGTATGAAGatgaggagggtggagggggtcAGAGGGCTAAAAGGAAAAAGCGAAAGGGGGAGTTTGAGCGTGatgaggtggaggtgaagaagGAGAGACAGGACCCAGATGTAGATCTAGAGTTGGAGGCCCAAGGAGATCCTCCAAGTTCACTGTCCCACAACATGGACCACCCTGAGATTCCAGCTGGGGCCCTCCACTCACTTCCCCTTTCCCTTGCTCCCTTCTCCACTCAGTTCCTCAGCCCCTATGTCCTCTCTCTAACTCCTTCAGTGATTGGGGATGG includes these proteins:
- the thtpa gene encoding thiamine-triphosphatase isoform X2 → MSVEVERKFLCNADTLKTLEEIGVCIGQCQFHDRYFDTPEFSLTLKDMWLRQRKGCWELKCPTAVEGPEETTGEQSEAAALCTRYKEITNLPEIQQRVREVIKDVCEDGETSFSQKDGQAWLSEMNLVCFAEFTTVRRTFSLEEDGVRIDLDQADFGYHVGEIEVLLPEGGDVQLALEKIERTARKLGLTGDKRVQGKMNIYLQRNHPEHYAKLLRERVM
- the thtpa gene encoding thiamine-triphosphatase isoform X1 — its product is MSVEVERKFLCNADTLKTLEEIGAVCIGQCQFHDRYFDTPEFSLTLKDMWLRQRKGCWELKCPTAVEGPEETTGEQSEAAALCTRYKEITNLPEIQQRVREVIKDVCEDGETSFSQKDGQAWLSEMNLVCFAEFTTVRRTFSLEEDGVRIDLDQADFGYHVGEIEVLLPEGGDVQLALEKIERTARKLGLTGDKRVQGKMNIYLQRNHPEHYAKLLRERVM